AGGAAGAAGCCGTTTTAGCTCTGGCTGAATTTAAAAAAAACTGGGAAGCAAAATATAAATATGCCGTTTGCTCCTGGGAAAAGAATTGGGAAAATCTCATGCCTTTTTTGGCCTATCCTGCTGAAATCAGGAAAATAATGTACACCACAAATACAATAGAAAACTTAAACAGGGGAATTAGAAAATATACCAAAACAAAAGTGCAGTTCCCAGATGAAAAAAGCGTCAAGAAATCAGTCTATTTAGCAATACAAAATTGTGAAAAAAGCTGGATAAATGCAATACCAAGCTGGGGATTAATCATGAATCAGTTCTTGGTCATATTTGGAGAAAGGTGTAATATTAAACACTAATAACTGTTTACACAAAATTTCGACCAGTCTCGCGTAGAAGGCGTGGCAAGAAGCGTAGAAGGCGTGGCAAATGAAACCATACAATCCAAAAGCAGAGAAGCTATAACGAAGCCCTATACTAACAGGTATAAAAAAAGGCCTTTCCGAATTGGAAAGGCCTTTTTTTATATAATATGATACTGAATCTTAGTGATTTAAAACTTCTTCACCTTCTTTCATTGGAACCGTCTGAGGAACGTAATCCAGTTCATGCCCTGGCTTACTGTAATCGTAAGGCCATCTGTGCACTTCAGGAATCTCTCCAGGCCAGTTACCGTGGATATGTTCTACTGGAGTAGTCCATTCTAAGGTATTGGATTTCCATGGATTCTGCGTTGCTTTTTGTCCGTAGAAAATACTGTAGATAAAGTTCCATAAGAAAACCAATTGGAATGCAGCACCGATCAATGCGAACATTGTAATCAGAACGTTTACATCCTGCAAGTCATCAAATAATGGGAAGTTGGTATTGGTATAGTAACGTCTTGGAAGACCTGCCATACCGATAAAGTGCATTGGGAAGAATACTCCGTAAGCACATATTGCCGTTACCCAGAAGTGAATGTACCCTAAGTTTTTGTTTAACATTCTTCCGAACATTTTTGGGAACCAGTGATAGATTCCGGCAAACATACCGTAAAGAGCAGATATACCCATTACAAGGTGGAAGTGAGCGATTACGAAATACGTATCGTGTACATTAATATCCAGTGTACTGTCTCCAAGGATAATCCCTGTCAAACCACCACTGATGAATGTAGATACCATCCCGATAGAGAAAAGCATAGCAGGGTTAAGCTGCAGGTTACCTTTCCAAAGTGTCGTGATCCAGTTGAAAGCTTTTACCGCAGACGGGATAGCGATCAATAATGTTGTAAATGTAAATACAGATCCAAGGAATGGATTCATACCGGAAACGAACATATGGTGACCCCATACGATAGTCGATAAGAATGCAATAGCAAGGATAGAAGTAATCATCGCTCTGTAACCGAAAATTGGTTTACGGGAATTCGTAGCCATAACTTCAGAAACGATACCCATTGCAGGTAAGATTACAATATATACTTCAGGGTGTCCTAAGAACCAGAATAAGTGTTCGAATAATACCGGGGAACCTCCCTGGTTGTGTAAAACTTCACCAGAAATAAAGATATCCGATAAGAAGAATGAAGTACCGAAACTTCTGTCAAAGATCAATAATAATGCAGCAGATAATAATACCGGGAACGATACAATACCAATTACAGCAGTAATGAAGAATGTCCATATTGTTAAAGGAAGACGGGTCATTGTCATACCTTTTGTACGCAGGTTAAGAACGGTTACTACGTAGTTCAGGGATCCCATTGCAGAAGATGCGATAAAGATAGCCATAGAAACCAACCATAGTGTCATACCCATCCCAGAACCTGGAATTGCCTGTGGCAATGCACTCAAAGGAGGATAAATTGTCCATCCTGCAGAAGCAGGGCCTGACTCTACAAATAAGGAACTGATCATGATTACAGACGACAGGAAGAACATCCAGAACGAAAGCATGTTCATGAAACCTGATGCCATATCCCTTGCTCCAATCTGAAGGGGAATAAGTAGGTTACTAAATGTACCACTTAATCCTTGTGTCAATACAAAGAATACCATGATGGTACCGTGTATGGTTACCAACGCCAGATAAGCGTCATTTTTCATTACACCACCCGGAGCCATTTTGTCTCCTAAGAAGATTTGGAAAACTTTAAAAGATTCTTCCGGCCATGCCAATTGAATCCTGAAAAGCAACGACATTCCAATCCCAATAATACCCATAACCAAAGCGGTGATCAGGTATTGTTTGGAGATCATTTTATGATCATAACTAAAGATATATTTACTGATAAATGTATCTTTATGGTGATGTTCTTGTTCGTGATCGTGTGAAAGATCGTGATCGTGAGCTACTGCTGACATATTCTTAATTTATAAGTATTAAAGATATAATTATTTCTGTATAACCTGTGCTACAACCGCAGTAGTATCTTTTGCGTTTTTAGCATCAGCTTCTTCTTTGAGCACTTTACCTAAAGTAGGTTTTTCTGCCAGCCATTTTTTGAAATCAGCCGGAGTGTCTACCACCACTTTCATTTGCATGTTATAGTGCGAAGCACCACAAATTTTATTACAAAGCAGTAAATAATCAAAAGTATACGGATCTAAAGCCGTTTGACCTTTGGCCACAAGCTCTGCACTTTTCTTAGCACGGATCTTGTTGATGTTTGCTACTTTTTTCACCATCTCTTCATCTTCACGCATTTCAGCAGTAGTAACGGTTGGTGTGAAAGCAAATTGCGTCACCATACCTGGCACTACGTTCATCTGTGCTCTAAAGTGTGGCATATAAGCAGAGTGTAAAACGTCCTGAGAACGCATTTTGAACACTACTTTTTTACCTTTAGGAATGTGAAGTTCACTTACTACTTTATCATCCTGTGCATACGGGTCAGCAGCGTCAACACCCATAGTGTTGATTCCTTCGATATAACGTACGTTGGCTTTCCCTAATACATTATCTTCTCCAGCATAACGAGCTTCCCAGCTGAACTGTTTTCCGTAGATTTCTACATAAATTACATCTTCGTCTTCATCAACGAACATGATGTTGGTCCATGCATACAATCCGTAAAGGATTAATACAGCCAAAACAATTACCGGGATAATAGTCCAGATGAACTCTAATTTATCATTATCCGCAAAATATAATGCGGTGTTTCCTTCTTTACCTCTGTATTTATAAGAGAAGTAAAATAATAATGCCTGTGTAAGAAACTGGACGATGAAGATCAATACCATAGAAATGGTCATCAGGTTGTCCACATCGGTACCGTGCTCGGAAGCCGGAGTACCCAAAACTAAGTGTCCCCATTTGAATAGGCCATAGATCATAAAGATATACATGAACGCTAAAAAGCCGAACATGAGGTATCCCTGGACATTGTTATCCGCATCATTTGCCACACCGGAATTATTTCTTCTGGAAGCGCCAATCTGCGTCAAATCGAATATTTTAGTCATCTGCCATACAGCAATGGCTAATAAAACTAAAACTATAATAACCAACAAACTTGTCATCTGTATTTACTTTAAATATTAGTAATGAAAATGTTTACTTTCTCCTATAAATGGATTTCTTTTTGCTAAAAGCGATTCTTTCGTCAATGCTGTAAAAGCAACAAAGATGAATAATCCTAAAAAGAATAGTACTGATCCTATTTCAGAGACTCCGATAAACCATCTGTCACCAACAGTTGCAGGCATGATCATATTGAAGAAGTCTAAATAATGTCCACATAAAATTACAGTACCGGCCATTACGATCAACCATGGAATTCTCTTGAAATCGGTATTTAATAATAACAATACAGGGAACAGGAAGTTCATGGCAACCATTCCGAAGAAAGGCAGGTTATAATGCTCAATTCGCGTTACGAAGTAGGTTACCTCTTCCGGAATATCAGCATACCAGATCAACATGAATTGTGAAAACCAAAGGTACGTCCAGAAAATACTGATACCGAACATGAATTTCGCTAAATCATGGAAGTGGCTTGTGTTTACATATTCTAAATGCCCTTTAGATTTTAAGTATAAAGTAAAGAATGCAATTACGGTGATCCCACTTACAAAGAAACTTGCAAATACATACCATCCAAATAATGTACTGTACCAGTGTGGGTCAACAGACATGATCCAGTCCCAGGACATAATAGATTCAGAAACGATAAAGAATACTAAGAATGCCGCCGAAGCTTTAAAGGATTTCTTGTAGTACAAATCATCATTGGCACCATCCTGCAATAGTGAATATTTTCGGGAATAGTGTCTGTATAAGTTCCAACCAATCAGGAATATTGCAGCTCTGATCAGGAAGAAAGGTACGTTCAGGTAACCTGATTTTCCCTGGATCAATCGATCTACTTTTACTACTTCCGGATCCATCCACACAAATAGGTGGTTGAAGTGGAAACCGCATAACAATAATAGGATAAAGAATATTACAGAACCTGGAAGCAGGTAACTTGTAATCCCTTCCATTACTCTGAATAATACTGGAGACCATCCTGCCTGAGCAGCATATTGGATCGCATAGAATGCCAATACTCCAAGAGCGATTAACATAAAAAAGATACATGCTACATATAAGGCAGCCCAAGGCTTGTTTTGCAATTGGTGCAATACATGCTCCAAATGTTCTTCATGCTCTTTGTGGTGATCCGCTTCTGAAACGGTGTGTTTGTCTGCATCGGCATGAACATCATGCTGTGGCACTTCTGCTACGGCATGTACTGAGTCTGCAGCCGGAAAGGCAGCAGCAGTTGTTGTAGCATCGGTTGCAGCTGGAACTACAGCGTTTTGTTCTGTTCCATGAGGCGCTTCAACAGCAGTTGCAGCTTCGTGGTGTGGTTCATGTCCTGCTTCAGCAGTAGCATGCCCTCCATGATGTTGCTCTTCTGCGGCTAAAATCTTCTCTACATCTTGTGTATTTTTAGGTGCAGTCCAAAAACCATATCCAATTCCTAAAACGCCGAGAGCCATCAGGATGAAAGAAAATGTTTTTAATTTGCTTGAAAATGTGTACATATCTAAATAAATCAGTGTGTTCTACAATTATAATTTTCCTTTTAGCTCCATCACATATGTTGCTACCTGCCAACGTTCGTGAGCGTTCAGCTGATTTGCATGAGAACCCATAGCATTTAAACCATACGTTGCAACATGAAAAACACTACCAACAGTAATATCTCTGTCGGCATAACTCGGAACTCCAAGGAATTTTTCTCTCTGGACTAATTTTCCTTTACCATCACCTTTATCACCGTGGCAGATTGCACAGTAAACTGTGAAAAGCGCAGCAGCTTTAGGGGCATCATAAGAAAGAGAATCTAATGGTGATTTTGAGTTGGCTTTAGCAGCATTATACCCTTCCGTAGTGTTAGGATAGTCATACGGTTCAAATCCTCTTGGGATTGACCCCTCTGCAGGCAGCTGACCTTCTTTTCCATTAGCGAATGCTTTGGACTCAGAGTAGGTTTCATACCCTACCGATTCGTACATATTCGGAAAATACTGATAGTTTGGTTTTGATTTATCAAAGCAAGAAGTAACTACTGCTGATAAACATACCAATAGGGCTATTTTATATAAGCTTTTCATATCTGTTTTTTAATGCTTTTCAATTACTTTAACTTCAACTGCACCGGTATTTTGGAAAAATGTTACCATTTCATCTTCGTTACCATGTACTGCCACTTCCATTAAGAAGTGATCATCCGTTGTTCTTACATCCGGGTTCTCCGCTGTTTTAAATGGCCATAATCTACTTCTCATATAAAAAGTGATAACCATAAGGTGGGCTGCAAAAAATACAGTCAACTCAAACATAATTGGAACGAAAGCCGGCATATTCTGGATGTAACTGAAACTTGGCTTACCACCAATATCCTGTGGCCAGTCTTCGATCATTACATAATTCATCAGCGCAGTTGCAACTGACAAACCTACCAGTCCGTAAAGAAAAGCACAAATGGCAATTCTTGTTGGGGCTAACCCCATTGCTTTATCCAATCCGTGAACCGGGAAAGGTGTAAATACCTCCTCAATGTGATGATGTGCAGCACGGGTCTGTTTAACAGCGTCCATCAGGACATCGTCATCATTATAAATAGCATATATAACTTTGTTACTCATGATCTGAATGATTATGTTCTTCTCTTAATTTTTTATAGTTTTCCCCTGAACCTTTTAATATAGTCTTAACCTCGGCCTGTGCAATTACAGGGAATGTTCTTGAATATAATAAAAACAATACAAAGAAGAATCCAATAGTACCGATATAGAAACCGATATCCACAAACGTCGGCTGGAACATAGTCCAAGAAGACGGAAGGTAATCCCTGTGTAATGAAGTTACGATAATTACGAAACGCTCGAACCACATACCAATGTTTACAACAATAGAGATGATGAAAGAGAACATGATACTTGTTCTTAATTTCTTAGACCACATGAACTGTGGAGAGAAAACGTTACAAGTCATCATTAACCAGTACGACCACCAGTAAGGTCCGGTTGCTCTGTTAAGGAAAGCGTATTGCTCATATTCCACTCCGGAATACCAGGCTACGAAAAGTTCTGTGATATAAGCAGTACCTACGATAGAACCTGTAATCATGATTACGATGTTCATCAATTCGATATGCTGTACAGTAATATAGTCTTCAAGATTAGAGACCTTTCTCATAATGATCAGCAGGGTATTTACCATTGCAAATCCGGAGAAGATCGCTCCTGCCACGAAATATGGAGGAAGAATTGTAGTATGCCATCCCGGAATTACGGAAGTAGCAAAGTCAAAAGATACGATGGTGTGTACTGAAAGTACTAAAGGTGTTGCTAAACCGGCCAGTACCAAAGATACTTCTTCAAAACGCTGCCAGTCTTTTGCTCTACCGCTCCATCCGAAACTTAATGTAGAATAAACTCTTTTTGTAAAAGGTGTAATTGCCCTGTCTCTAAGCATTGCAAAATCAGGAAGCAAACCAGTCCACCAGAAAACCAGCGATACAGAAAGATACGTTGAAATTGCAAATACGTCCCAAAGTAATGGGGAGTTGAAATTCACCCATAAGGAACCAAATTGATTCGGGATTGGAAGTACCCAGTAGGCTAACCATGGGCGACCCATGTGGAATACCGGGAACAAACCTGCCTGAACTACAGAGAAAATGGTCATTGCTTCTGCAGAACGGTTAATGGCCATTCTCCATTTTTGACGGAATAATAAAAGTACTGCTGAAATCAATGTTCCTGCGTGACCGATACCAACCCACCAAACGAAGTTGGTGATATCCCAGGCCCATCCGACTGTTTTATTTAATCCCCATGTACCAATACCTGTAGACACAGTATATATAATACAACCGACTCCCCACAGGAAAGCGGTTAAAGCAATTGAAAATACAATCCACCATTGCTTATTGGCCCTACCTTCTACAGGTCGGGCTACATCTACTGTTATATCGTGATAAGATTTATCACCAATAACTAAAGGTTTTCTAATGGGTGCTTCGTAGTGAGACGACATAATCCTTTATATTGTTACTTATTATTATTAATTGACTAGGTATTTCTTACTTTAACGTGGTAGAATACATTTGGTTTTGTTCCAATGTGCTCTAATAAATGATACATTCTATCATCCTCTACCAGTTGCGCTACTTCGCTTTCTTTATCGTTAACATCTCCAAAGACCATAGCACCACTGCTACAAGCTGCTGAACATGCACAAGCGTTGTTAAACTCATCTTTAGCCACTACTCTGCCTTCGCGTTTCGCTTTTAAGATTACTGCCTGAGTAGACTGGATACAGAAAGAACATTTTTCCATAACCCCTCTGGAACGAACAACTACATCTGGATTCAATACCATACGACCTAAATCATCGTTCATATGATAATCGAATTCACTGTTTTTGTTGTAAAGGAACCAGTTGAAACGACGTACTTTATAAGGACAGTTATTTGCACAGTAACGGGTACCTACACAACGGTTATACGCCATATGGTTTTGTCCCTGACGACCGTGAGAAGTTGCAGCCACAGGACATACCGTTTCACAAGGTGCGTGGTTACAGTGCTGACACATTACCGGTTGGAATGCCACCTGAGGGTTATCAGAAGGATGCTCAAGACCCTGGAAAGTATCGATAGAATTCATTAATCCTGATGCCTTATCCTTAGTAATACCATCGCCTTCGAATGTCTCTTCAGAAGAATAATACCTGTCAATACGCAACCAGTGCATATCACGGCTTCTTCTTACCTCTGACTTACCAACTACAGGAACGTTGTTTTCAGCATGGCAGGCGATAACGCACGCACCACAACCTGTACAAGAGTTCAAGTCGATTGACAAGTTAAAGTGATGCCCTACAGAACGGTCAAATTCCGTCCATAAGTCCACTTTTGTAGAAGGTGTTTCTTTGTGATCCAGAGATACCATTGGAACTGGGTTCCAGATTTCTGCATCTTTTGTATTGAAGATATTCAGTGTTGTTTCTTTCACGATATCACCTCTTCCCATCAGGGTTCTTTGCAGCTGTACGCAGGCAAATTCATGATCAGATCCGGATTCTTTCGTGATTTTCACAGCCTGAACGCCATTAAAATCTTTGTATAATGAGTAAGCATTAACACCTACCTGCATTTCTGTTTTCAAGGCCGCTTTACGTCCGTATCCTAAAGCAAGACCTACAGTCCCTTTAGCTTGTCCCGGCTGAATGATTACAGGCACTTTTTCAAGTTTAGTCCCTCCAACTTCAAGCGTTACATAACTTCCGTTCAAACCACCATTAGCAACATTGTAGTTTTTCAATCCTAAATTGTCAGCATCAACTCTGGAAATGGTCAGGTAGTTATCCCAGGATACTCTTGTAATAGGATCCGGAAACTCCTGTAACCATGGGTTGTTAGCCTGCTGACCATCACCCATACCAGTTTTAGTATACAAAACAAGCTCTAAAGCTCCTGCTGGTTTAGACTGGCTTAATGCTGTAGCTGCCGCTGCAATACCTGCAACTGACCCAGCTCCACCACCAGAAACCGTACCTACGAAGAAACCGTCATGTACTGCCTGGTTCCATGTTTTTCCTGAAAGCACTGAAGCATTCCAGTACCCTTTCAGGTAATCATAGTAGGAAGTTGAGTTTCCTGCCCAGGTCAATAAAGCTTCCTGAAATTGTTTGGTCTCAAATAAAGGACGAATCGTAGGCTGCATAAGGCTATAATGCCCTTTCACGATGGTAACATCGCCCCATGATTCTAAATAGTGTGGTGCAGCAGCTGCAATAGTAGAAGCTAAAACGGTCTCATCTTCTTTTAAAGAGAATGTTACACTGGTTTTAACTTTTTTCAGCGCTTCACCGAATTCTTTACCGTTTGGCAAAGTATACACAGGATTTACACCACTCATAATAAGTGTATGTACATTTCCTGCTTTAATATCGTTTAGTAATTCCAGCACCTGAGCACTGTTACCTTTTCTTATTTGTCTTGTCTGAGTAGTATTGAAAGCCTCACTACCCAAAGCCTGATTGATTGCCAACACTAAAAGCTGAGCGTTTTTATCCTGAAGACCAGAAACTAAAACTCCTTTACTTCCCGCAGCTTTCAATTGGGCGGCAGCATTATTTACCGCTTCCTCATTGGCAAATTTACCAACAGCTACTGCATTACCAGTAACAATGCCGTAAATTTTTGCTAAGGCTAATTTTTGATCTGTAACAGTCATTGGATAACGCTTGTCAGCATTTGCACCCGTTAAAGACATGTTTGATTCAAATTGAATATGACGGGACATTTTTCCGTTTTTCGGAACTCTGCCTTTACCATAATTACAATCAAATCCACCACCTTGCCAGTCTCCAAGGAAATCGGCACCTACTGAAACAATAGTAGCTGCTTTACCAAAATCGTAATCTACTAAAGCACGCTCTCCGTAAACTTCCTGGAAAGCATCCAACGCCTCAGAAGAAGAAACTGCATCATATACCACATGCTTAGCACCTGGATATTTTGCAATGAATTCCGCAATAAGCTTATCTGTAGATGGACTTGCAGTGGTATTCGTTAATACTACGATTTGTTTTCCTGTTGCTTTTGCTTCTGCTAAAGAAGCTGCAACATTAGCATTAACCGCATCCCATGATTCTGATTTACCAGCGATCTTTGGATTTTTCAAACGCATACTGTCATACATTGACAATACAGACGCATGAACCCTTGCATTAGGGGCTATTTTTGAACCGGCTAAATTATTAGCTTCAACTTTAATAGGACGACCTTCTCTGGTTTTGATTAAGATATTAGCAAAATCAAATCCATCTGCAATTGTAGTTGCATAAAAATCGGCAACACCTGGAATAATTTCTTCTGGCTGAACAACATAAGGAATCGACTTCATCACCGGACCTTCACATGATGCTAAAGTTGCCGCCGCAGTACTAAAACCAACGTACTTCAAAAAGTCACGACGTGTTGTAGATGACGCACCCAATGCTTCTTTATCTCCTAAAAATTCATCAGTAGGTATTGCTTCAACAAATTCGTTATTTCTAAGCGTCTCAACAATAGAACTATTATCGTTTAGTTCTTCAACACTTTTCCAGTATTTTTTGTTTGATGACATTGTATATAAATATTAGCTTCTTAATAATTTGATTAATAGTGACACTTACCGCATTCCAAACCTCCCATTTGTGCCGCAGTCAATTTGTCAACACCATATTTCTTAGAAAGTTCTTCATGGATTTTCTTGTAGTACTCGTTACCTTCCACTTTTACATTCGTTTCACGGTGACAATTAATACACCACCCCATTGTCAATGGAGAATGTTGTTCCATAATTTCCATAGTTTCAACACTACCGTGACAAGTCTGACACTCTAAACCTGCAACAGAAACGTGTTGTGAGTGATTAAAGTAAACAAAGTCAGGAAGATTATGAATTCTGATCCATTTTACCGGCTTGGATTTTCCAGTATATTTCTGAGCGGTTTTATCCCATCCTACTGCATCATACAGTTTCTGGATTTCACCTGTGTAGTAATCTTTAGAGTAATCTACATAAGTAGAGTCTTTATCCCCCTGGAAATCGGCAATATTCTTATGACAGTTCATACAAACATTCAAAGAAGGAATACCAGACGTCTTACTTACCCTTGCAGAAGAGTGACAGTATTTACAATCAATACCGTTATCCCCAGCATGGATCTTATGAGAGAAGTGAATTGGCTGAATTGGCTGATACCCCTGATCTACACCTACCTGCATCAGGTA
The Flavobacterium kingsejongi genome window above contains:
- a CDS encoding cytochrome c oxidase subunit I: MSAVAHDHDLSHDHEQEHHHKDTFISKYIFSYDHKMISKQYLITALVMGIIGIGMSLLFRIQLAWPEESFKVFQIFLGDKMAPGGVMKNDAYLALVTIHGTIMVFFVLTQGLSGTFSNLLIPLQIGARDMASGFMNMLSFWMFFLSSVIMISSLFVESGPASAGWTIYPPLSALPQAIPGSGMGMTLWLVSMAIFIASSAMGSLNYVVTVLNLRTKGMTMTRLPLTIWTFFITAVIGIVSFPVLLSAALLLIFDRSFGTSFFLSDIFISGEVLHNQGGSPVLFEHLFWFLGHPEVYIVILPAMGIVSEVMATNSRKPIFGYRAMITSILAIAFLSTIVWGHHMFVSGMNPFLGSVFTFTTLLIAIPSAVKAFNWITTLWKGNLQLNPAMLFSIGMVSTFISGGLTGIILGDSTLDINVHDTYFVIAHFHLVMGISALYGMFAGIYHWFPKMFGRMLNKNLGYIHFWVTAICAYGVFFPMHFIGMAGLPRRYYTNTNFPLFDDLQDVNVLITMFALIGAAFQLVFLWNFIYSIFYGQKATQNPWKSNTLEWTTPVEHIHGNWPGEIPEVHRWPYDYSKPGHELDYVPQTVPMKEGEEVLNH
- a CDS encoding cytochrome c oxidase subunit II, which encodes MTSLLVIIVLVLLAIAVWQMTKIFDLTQIGASRRNNSGVANDADNNVQGYLMFGFLAFMYIFMIYGLFKWGHLVLGTPASEHGTDVDNLMTISMVLIFIVQFLTQALLFYFSYKYRGKEGNTALYFADNDKLEFIWTIIPVIVLAVLILYGLYAWTNIMFVDEDEDVIYVEIYGKQFSWEARYAGEDNVLGKANVRYIEGINTMGVDAADPYAQDDKVVSELHIPKGKKVVFKMRSQDVLHSAYMPHFRAQMNVVPGMVTQFAFTPTVTTAEMREDEEMVKKVANINKIRAKKSAELVAKGQTALDPYTFDYLLLCNKICGASHYNMQMKVVVDTPADFKKWLAEKPTLGKVLKEEADAKNAKDTTAVVAQVIQK
- a CDS encoding quinol:cytochrome C oxidoreductase: MYTFSSKLKTFSFILMALGVLGIGYGFWTAPKNTQDVEKILAAEEQHHGGHATAEAGHEPHHEAATAVEAPHGTEQNAVVPAATDATTTAAAFPAADSVHAVAEVPQHDVHADADKHTVSEADHHKEHEEHLEHVLHQLQNKPWAALYVACIFFMLIALGVLAFYAIQYAAQAGWSPVLFRVMEGITSYLLPGSVIFFILLLLCGFHFNHLFVWMDPEVVKVDRLIQGKSGYLNVPFFLIRAAIFLIGWNLYRHYSRKYSLLQDGANDDLYYKKSFKASAAFLVFFIVSESIMSWDWIMSVDPHWYSTLFGWYVFASFFVSGITVIAFFTLYLKSKGHLEYVNTSHFHDLAKFMFGISIFWTYLWFSQFMLIWYADIPEEVTYFVTRIEHYNLPFFGMVAMNFLFPVLLLLNTDFKRIPWLIVMAGTVILCGHYLDFFNMIMPATVGDRWFIGVSEIGSVLFFLGLFIFVAFTALTKESLLAKRNPFIGESKHFHY
- a CDS encoding c-type cytochrome, whose translation is MKSLYKIALLVCLSAVVTSCFDKSKPNYQYFPNMYESVGYETYSESKAFANGKEGQLPAEGSIPRGFEPYDYPNTTEGYNAAKANSKSPLDSLSYDAPKAAALFTVYCAICHGDKGDGKGKLVQREKFLGVPSYADRDITVGSVFHVATYGLNAMGSHANQLNAHERWQVATYVMELKGKL
- a CDS encoding DUF3341 domain-containing protein, translated to MSNKVIYAIYNDDDVLMDAVKQTRAAHHHIEEVFTPFPVHGLDKAMGLAPTRIAICAFLYGLVGLSVATALMNYVMIEDWPQDIGGKPSFSYIQNMPAFVPIMFELTVFFAAHLMVITFYMRSRLWPFKTAENPDVRTTDDHFLMEVAVHGNEDEMVTFFQNTGAVEVKVIEKH
- the nrfD gene encoding NrfD/PsrC family molybdoenzyme membrane anchor subunit, whose amino-acid sequence is MSSHYEAPIRKPLVIGDKSYHDITVDVARPVEGRANKQWWIVFSIALTAFLWGVGCIIYTVSTGIGTWGLNKTVGWAWDITNFVWWVGIGHAGTLISAVLLLFRQKWRMAINRSAEAMTIFSVVQAGLFPVFHMGRPWLAYWVLPIPNQFGSLWVNFNSPLLWDVFAISTYLSVSLVFWWTGLLPDFAMLRDRAITPFTKRVYSTLSFGWSGRAKDWQRFEEVSLVLAGLATPLVLSVHTIVSFDFATSVIPGWHTTILPPYFVAGAIFSGFAMVNTLLIIMRKVSNLEDYITVQHIELMNIVIMITGSIVGTAYITELFVAWYSGVEYEQYAFLNRATGPYWWSYWLMMTCNVFSPQFMWSKKLRTSIMFSFIISIVVNIGMWFERFVIIVTSLHRDYLPSSWTMFQPTFVDIGFYIGTIGFFFVLFLLYSRTFPVIAQAEVKTILKGSGENYKKLREEHNHSDHE
- a CDS encoding TAT-variant-translocated molybdopterin oxidoreductase, which gives rise to MSSNKKYWKSVEELNDNSSIVETLRNNEFVEAIPTDEFLGDKEALGASSTTRRDFLKYVGFSTAAATLASCEGPVMKSIPYVVQPEEIIPGVADFYATTIADGFDFANILIKTREGRPIKVEANNLAGSKIAPNARVHASVLSMYDSMRLKNPKIAGKSESWDAVNANVAASLAEAKATGKQIVVLTNTTASPSTDKLIAEFIAKYPGAKHVVYDAVSSSEALDAFQEVYGERALVDYDFGKAATIVSVGADFLGDWQGGGFDCNYGKGRVPKNGKMSRHIQFESNMSLTGANADKRYPMTVTDQKLALAKIYGIVTGNAVAVGKFANEEAVNNAAAQLKAAGSKGVLVSGLQDKNAQLLVLAINQALGSEAFNTTQTRQIRKGNSAQVLELLNDIKAGNVHTLIMSGVNPVYTLPNGKEFGEALKKVKTSVTFSLKEDETVLASTIAAAAPHYLESWGDVTIVKGHYSLMQPTIRPLFETKQFQEALLTWAGNSTSYYDYLKGYWNASVLSGKTWNQAVHDGFFVGTVSGGGAGSVAGIAAAATALSQSKPAGALELVLYTKTGMGDGQQANNPWLQEFPDPITRVSWDNYLTISRVDADNLGLKNYNVANGGLNGSYVTLEVGGTKLEKVPVIIQPGQAKGTVGLALGYGRKAALKTEMQVGVNAYSLYKDFNGVQAVKITKESGSDHEFACVQLQRTLMGRGDIVKETTLNIFNTKDAEIWNPVPMVSLDHKETPSTKVDLWTEFDRSVGHHFNLSIDLNSCTGCGACVIACHAENNVPVVGKSEVRRSRDMHWLRIDRYYSSEETFEGDGITKDKASGLMNSIDTFQGLEHPSDNPQVAFQPVMCQHCNHAPCETVCPVAATSHGRQGQNHMAYNRCVGTRYCANNCPYKVRRFNWFLYNKNSEFDYHMNDDLGRMVLNPDVVVRSRGVMEKCSFCIQSTQAVILKAKREGRVVAKDEFNNACACSAACSSGAMVFGDVNDKESEVAQLVEDDRMYHLLEHIGTKPNVFYHVKVRNT